A genomic window from Lotus japonicus ecotype B-129 chromosome 1, LjGifu_v1.2 includes:
- the LOC130732497 gene encoding cystinosin homolog produces the protein MSSSWNSEPLHVSYEALGWFAFVCWSISFYPQVILNFRRKSVVGLNFDFILLNLTKHTAYLIYNASLYFSSTIQKQYREKYGEKEMIPVAANDVAFSIHAVLLTAISLFQIAIYDRGSQKISKIAYGILLVAWSIAAVCFFIALHNHHWLWLLSIFTAIQISMTVIKYIPQAVMNFMRKSTDGWSIGNILLDFSGGLGNYLQMAMQSIDQGSWMNFYGNIGKLLISLVSVFFDILFMIQHYLLYPASKRKSETSPDLDNPKSSNRQLSDNV, from the exons ATGTCATCATCTTGGAATTCAGAACCACTCCATGTTTCCTATGAAGCTCTGGGCTGGTTTGCTTTTGTTTGCTGGTCCATCAGTTTCTACCCACAAGTCATCTTGAACTTTCGAAGGAAAAG TGTGGTGGGGCTGAACTTTGATTTCATACTGCTGAATCTGACCAAGCACACAGCCTATCTCATATACAATGCATCTTTGTACTTCAGCTCTACCATTCAGAAACAGTATAGAGAAAAATACGGAGAGAAAGAG ATGATACCTGTGGCAGCAAATGATGTTGCTTTCTCAATCCATGCTGTTCTTTTGACAGCAATTTCCTTGTTCCAGATTGCAATCTATGAT CGTGGAAGTCAGAAAATCTCTAAAATCGCTTATGGGATCCTCCTTGTTGCGTGGTCGATCGCTGCAGTGTGTTTCTTTATAGCCTTGCACAACCACCATTGGCTCTGGCTGCTCTCAATCTTCAC TGCTATCCAAATCTCTATGACGGTTATCAAATATATTCCACAG GCAGTGATGAACTTCATGAGAAAAAGCACAGATGGATGGAGCATTGGAAACATTCTACTAGACTTTTCAGGAGGGTTAGGAAACTATTTACAAATGGCAATGCAATCAATAGATCAAG GCTCTTGGATGAACTTCTACGGAAACATTGGAAAACTACTCATATCCCTG GTATCTGTATTTTTTGACATCCTCTTCATGATCCAACACTATCTGCTATATCCTGCTTCAAAACGCAAATCAGAGACATCTCCTGACCTAGATAATCCCAAGTCTTCCAATAGACAATTGTCTGATAATGTCTAG
- the LOC130732498 gene encoding cystinosin homolog, whose translation MSSSWNSEPLHVSYEALGWFAFVCWSISFYPQVILNFRRKSVVGLNFDFIVLNLTKHTAYLIYNASLYFSSTIQKQYREKYGEKEMIPVAANDVAFSIHAVLLTAISLFQIAIYDRGSQKISKVAYGILLVAWSTAAVCFFIALHNHHWLWLLSIFTAIQISMTVIKYIPQAVMNFMRKSTDGWSIGNILLDFSGGLGNYLQMAVQSIDQGSWVNFYGNIGKLLISLVSVFFDILFMIQHYLLYPASKRKSKTSPDLDNPKSSNRQLSDNV comes from the exons ATGTCATCATCTTGGAATTCAGAACCACTCCATGTTTCCTATGAAGCTCTGGGATGGTTTGCTTTTGTTTGCTGGTCCATCAGTTTCTACCCACAAGTCATCTTGAACTTTCGAAGGAAAAG TGTGGTGGGGCTGAACTTTGATTTCATAGTGCTGAATCTGACCAAGCACACAGCCTATCTCATATACAATGCATCTTTGTACTTCAGCTCTACCATTCAGAAACAGTATAGAGAAAAATACGGAGAGAAAGAG ATGATACCTGTGGCAGCAAATGATGTTGCTTTCTCAATCCATGCTGTTCTTTTGACAGCAATTTCCTTGTTCCAGATTGCAATCTATGAT CGTGGAAGTCAGAAAATCTCTAAAGTTGCTTATGGGATCCTCCTTGTTGCGTGGTCGACCGCTGCAGTGTGTTTCTTTATAGCCTTGCACAACCATCATTGGCTCTGGCTGCTCTCAATCTTCAC TGCTATCCAAATCTCTATGACGGTTATCAAATATATTCCACAG GCAGTGATGAACTTCATGAGAAAAAGCACAGATGGATGGAGCATTGGCAACATTCTACTAGACTTTTCAGGAGGGTTAGGAAACTATTTACAAATGGCAGTGCAATCAATAGATCAAG GTTCTTGGGTGAACTTCTATGGAAACATTGGAAAACTACTCATATCCCTG GTATCTGTATTCTTTGACATCCTCTTCATGATCCAACACTATCTGCTATATCCTGCTTCAAAACGCAAATCAAAGACATCTCCTGACCTTGATAATCCCAAGTCTTCAAATAGGCAACTGTCTGATAATGTTTAG